Genomic DNA from Bartonella alsatica:
TCATCCATCAGAAATTCCAGCACGTACACATGTTGTTGTTGCTCCAGAAAGTGGTTTAGAGCGTGCAATTGTCAAATGGTTTAATCGCGATAAGGGATTCGGTTTTCTTAGCCGCGGGCAGGGAACAGAAGATATTTTTATTCATATGGAAACATTGCGTCGTTTTGGTTTAGCAGAGCTTCGTTCTGGTCAAGTTGTTCTTGTCCGTTTTGGAAAAGGCGAGAAAGGTTTGATGACAGCAGAAATTTATCCGGATATAGGAATTCCTTTTACTACGCATTGAATTGCACTTTTAAAGTTACATATCTTCTTTATTTTTTAAGAGAAGAGGGGGGGGGGGGCAAGCGTAAGCAGAATTAGCTATTGGACCAACAAGTTCAAGAAGAAATCTATCTGTAAAGCCGTAAATCAGATGAAACAGATTGCAAATATTGCATTAAGGCCAATAAGAAGATAATTCTCTTAAGTTTTTACTTTTTAAATTCTGATACTTTTATTTTATTCAACAAAGTTGAAGCGTTTTCTATAGTGGAGATAAAAATGTTAAAGCCTTTTAGAAAAGGGCGTAGTGTTGTATTGACGCTGGTTTTTATGTTAGAAGTAAATATAGCTGTAGCAAGGAAGCCCGTAGAGTTCCCTATTCATCCCGTCCCTTTAAAAATACAGACAAAGCAGGGTATGATCTCTTACAGAGTAGAGATTGCTTTTACGCAGTCTCAGGCAGCTGCTGGTTTAATGTATCGCACTGATTTTCCACGTGATCGCGCAATGCTTTTTAGACAGCAGGAAAGTAAGCAGCTAAAGGAAAAGGATACGCAGGAATTTTTTATGTGGATGGCAAATACACCTTTACCCTTAGATATGATTTTCTTGAATGCTGAGGGAATTATAGTATCAATTGTCGAAAAAACGTCCCCATTTTCCACGGATACTATTTCATCGGGAGTACCTGCAACTTTTGCTCTTGAGGTTAATGCTGGTGAGATTTCTGAAAAACAAATAGAAAAGGGACAGAGAGTTTTTCATCCCGCTATTTGTGGAAAATGTGAAGGTGATGCAAAATGACAGCAGAAGATATTCGTTTTTTTGAATATGATGGTTTGCGATTTGCTTATCGAGAAGAAGGACAGGGGGCGCCTATTTTGTTGATTCATGGTTTTGGGTCTTCTGCACGTGTGAATTGGTATGCAACTGGTTGGTTTCGCACCCTTACTGAAGCAGGATATCGTGTTATTGCTCTTGATAATCGCGGACACGGAGATTCAACTAAAAGTTATGATCCTTGCTTTTATACACCTCAAGCTATGGCTAGCGATGCGGTTAGATTGTTGCAACATTTGGAATTATCTAGAGCACATGTTATGGGATATTCTATGGGAGCTCGAATTAGCGCATTTATGGCTCTTTTGTATCCGACATATGTACACAGCGTCATTTTTGGTGGCTTAGGTATTGGTATGGTGACGGGAGCAGGGGATTGGGAACCTGTTGCTGAGGCTCTTTTAGCAGAAGATATTTCTACTATTACCAATCCGCGTGGTATGATGTTTCGGAAATTTGCAGATCAAACTAAAAGCGATAGGCGTGCTCTGGCTGCTTGTGTGGTAACATCAAAACAAGACTTAACAGCATCTGAGGTTTACAAAATAAAACAACCTGCGCTTGTTGCTGTTGGTTCATTAGATGAAATTAGCGGTGAAGCAGAACCGTTAGCAGCTTTATTGCCCTTTGGCGAAGCATTATCAATTCCTGGGCGAGACCATATGCTTGCTGTAGGAGATAAGGTTTATAAAAAAGGCGTTATCGATTTTCTTTCTCGTTATCCTATTGTTGGAAACTATTCATAAATTTTAAAATTCACAGAAATATCCAATGTTTTTTATCTTGGATAAAATGAAAAGCTTATTCAGAGGTTTGGCTATTATGGTGTGAATTTTTATGAAAAGATATGAAAAATAACAATAAAGTTTATTAGCGTAGCTTACGTTTTGTATATGGGTGAACTTTCCTTTTATAGGTTAACCGAGTATACTTTAGAGATAGTTAGAGAGGATTATTTAAAAATTATTGGCAATAGAATTGTTCAATAAACAAAGTAGTTTTACAAGAGAAGAATGCTTTTGTTTTATAAAACCATATTTTTAATAGACAAAAAATATAAGTGATTTGTCAATATTTTATCAGAATATGCTTGTATATGCGATGTTGAAATTGGGGATAAGATGAAAATTATTTAGAACTTACATTTTTCTAACTATTTTTTTACTTTTGAATCTATACGATTATATTTAGTAATGGTAGACCATTTTTATAAAGGTACTTTAATAAATGTGTTAAGATAGTGTTATTTTGTGTATAGGTAATATAAGTAAAAATTGAAATTAAAATTTACTATATCTTAGGACTGCCTTATTTACCCTCCAGGATTTAAATTAAGAGTCTCAAAAGACAGGAGAGCATGGTGAATGCTGATGAAATAAGAAAACTTGATAGTTATTTTAAAAACATATTCCAAAATTCAGCATTGCAAGTAAGAGCACGGCCTAAAAAGGATGATTCTTGTGAGCTTTATATCGGGAATGAGTTTTTAGG
This window encodes:
- a CDS encoding DUF192 domain-containing protein — its product is MLKPFRKGRSVVLTLVFMLEVNIAVARKPVEFPIHPVPLKIQTKQGMISYRVEIAFTQSQAAAGLMYRTDFPRDRAMLFRQQESKQLKEKDTQEFFMWMANTPLPLDMIFLNAEGIIVSIVEKTSPFSTDTISSGVPATFALEVNAGEISEKQIEKGQRVFHPAICGKCEGDAK
- a CDS encoding alpha/beta fold hydrolase yields the protein MTAEDIRFFEYDGLRFAYREEGQGAPILLIHGFGSSARVNWYATGWFRTLTEAGYRVIALDNRGHGDSTKSYDPCFYTPQAMASDAVRLLQHLELSRAHVMGYSMGARISAFMALLYPTYVHSVIFGGLGIGMVTGAGDWEPVAEALLAEDISTITNPRGMMFRKFADQTKSDRRALAACVVTSKQDLTASEVYKIKQPALVAVGSLDEISGEAEPLAALLPFGEALSIPGRDHMLAVGDKVYKKGVIDFLSRYPIVGNYS
- a CDS encoding DUF3126 family protein: MNADEIRKLDSYFKNIFQNSALQVRARPKKDDSCELYIGNEFLGIIYRDEDEDELSYNFSMAILDIDLGN